The following proteins are co-located in the Maridesulfovibrio sp. genome:
- a CDS encoding PAS domain-containing protein — protein MKHHFKTTYSCFIFICLFSLLNILTISTASSAAKKRIDGINPESIKQRIKLSDAEAAWLKQDKTVTVRVGNWPPFMITENEVSGISIDYLDLIASIHGIKFKYVTQDEISWPEALKSIRKHDGIDMVPAIQQSDDRKDFMSFSIPYQTLPWVIVTRDDAEFVGGLNDLESKTVSVQDRFILQKQIEKQYPNLNLRIIKTRTPTLDSLKDVATKEVYATINALPVVVYFIKHYGLSNLKVAAPAKFDALELSMGIRNDWPELVSIISKTIQAMSHKDVAAIHNTWLSVNYEPGISTTEAKRYAFFGLLTLFIVIGLFVTINRTLKKKIAQRTKALIAELDERERIQRNLKISEERYDMALRAVSDGLWDWNLQTNEVYYSPRYFEMLGYEPDEFPHEYKTWLHLMHPDDRERASEVVTAYLDKFPSDDLKSIFSQEFRMLTKAGDWKWILSRGRVPEFDKQGKPVRLIGTHMDITERKNTEQLMVQTEKMMSIGGLAAGMAHEINNPLAGILGHSQNIRNRLFSKTKANIRTAEKHGIELQQIQDYMDDREIPRMIDGIRTAGNRAAKIVSNMLSFSRQSEKEYSLHEITNLLEKAIDLSASDYNLEKLYDFRQINIIREYEPQIPPIYCEGTEIQQVFMNLLKNGAEAMREKDYDQDSPQFICRIRKTARAVIVEIEDNGPGIDYATRSRIFEPFYTTKDVGKGTGLGLSVSYFIITSHHNGSMSVDSSPGNWTRFTIRIPFECTS, from the coding sequence ATGAAGCATCATTTCAAAACGACATATAGTTGCTTTATCTTTATCTGCCTATTTTCTCTGCTTAATATATTAACCATTTCAACCGCATCCAGTGCCGCAAAAAAAAGAATAGACGGAATAAATCCGGAATCCATCAAGCAGAGAATCAAGCTCAGCGACGCAGAAGCAGCATGGCTGAAGCAGGATAAAACAGTAACTGTGCGAGTTGGAAACTGGCCGCCGTTCATGATTACGGAAAACGAAGTCTCCGGCATATCAATCGACTACCTTGATCTGATCGCATCAATTCATGGGATCAAATTTAAATACGTTACTCAGGACGAAATTTCCTGGCCTGAAGCATTAAAATCAATTCGCAAACATGACGGAATCGACATGGTTCCGGCTATTCAGCAATCCGATGACCGTAAGGATTTCATGTCCTTCAGCATTCCTTACCAAACCCTGCCTTGGGTTATTGTCACCCGCGATGATGCTGAATTCGTAGGAGGACTGAACGACCTTGAAAGCAAAACTGTTTCAGTTCAAGACCGGTTTATCCTGCAAAAGCAAATAGAAAAGCAATACCCAAACCTTAATCTTCGGATAATAAAAACCAGAACCCCTACACTCGATTCACTAAAAGATGTTGCTACGAAAGAGGTCTACGCCACTATCAATGCACTTCCTGTCGTCGTCTACTTTATCAAGCACTATGGACTTTCAAACCTCAAGGTAGCGGCCCCTGCCAAATTCGATGCCCTTGAACTTTCCATGGGCATCCGAAACGACTGGCCGGAACTTGTTTCCATCATCTCAAAAACAATCCAAGCCATGTCTCACAAGGATGTGGCTGCAATCCACAACACTTGGCTCTCTGTTAATTACGAACCGGGCATCAGCACAACTGAAGCAAAAAGATACGCATTTTTCGGTTTATTAACCCTGTTTATAGTAATTGGGCTGTTCGTAACCATAAACCGCACACTCAAAAAGAAAATTGCCCAGCGGACCAAAGCGCTGATAGCGGAATTGGATGAAAGAGAACGCATCCAGAGAAATTTGAAAATAAGTGAAGAACGCTATGACATGGCTTTACGTGCTGTAAGTGACGGACTTTGGGACTGGAACCTGCAGACCAATGAAGTATATTACAGCCCACGCTACTTCGAGATGCTGGGTTATGAGCCGGATGAATTTCCCCACGAATATAAGACATGGCTCCATTTGATGCATCCGGATGACAGGGAACGGGCCTCTGAGGTCGTAACCGCCTATTTGGACAAATTTCCCTCAGATGATCTAAAATCAATATTTTCACAAGAGTTCAGAATGCTTACCAAAGCAGGAGACTGGAAATGGATTTTATCACGCGGAAGAGTTCCTGAATTTGACAAGCAAGGAAAACCGGTCAGACTGATCGGCACACATATGGACATAACGGAGCGCAAGAATACAGAACAACTGATGGTCCAGACAGAAAAAATGATGTCCATCGGCGGGTTGGCTGCGGGTATGGCCCATGAAATTAACAACCCCCTTGCCGGAATTCTCGGTCACAGCCAAAATATTCGTAACAGGCTGTTCAGCAAGACAAAAGCCAACATTCGTACCGCCGAAAAGCACGGTATTGAACTGCAACAGATTCAAGACTACATGGATGACCGGGAAATCCCCAGAATGATTGATGGAATTCGAACTGCAGGCAACCGGGCAGCCAAAATTGTCTCCAACATGCTCAGCTTCAGCCGTCAAAGTGAAAAAGAGTATTCGCTCCATGAGATTACGAATCTTCTGGAAAAGGCCATTGACCTGTCTGCCAGTGACTACAATCTGGAAAAACTATATGACTTCAGACAGATAAACATAATTCGTGAGTATGAGCCCCAGATTCCGCCTATTTATTGCGAAGGCACTGAGATACAGCAGGTATTCATGAATCTCCTGAAAAACGGTGCTGAAGCTATGAGGGAGAAGGACTACGACCAAGATTCTCCCCAATTCATCTGCCGGATACGTAAAACTGCACGGGCTGTAATAGTTGAAATTGAAGACAACGGTCCCGGCATTGACTATGCGACCCGCTCCAGAATCTTTGAACCTTTCTATACAACCAAAGATGTGGGCAAAGGCACCGGACTGGGACTTTCGGTGTCCTATTTCATAATAACCAGTCACCACAACGGAAGCATGAGTGTTGATTCAAGCCCCGGTAACTGGACCCGTTTCACTATCAGAATTCCATTTGAATGCACTTCATAG
- a CDS encoding YitT family protein, producing MLEPVKSVLGKGSSVNFDFTYSVWWNLLLITLGSAICSIAIKSLAVPNEFLAGGVFGLASLIYYKTGVLSPGVLFFILNVPVFLFAWIKVSRRFFWYSLYATIAATLAYEFISIPMAVQNTTYAAVACGAMMGFGAGTVLRSLGSNGGLDVLAVYLFQRFNIGIGKVYLVFNATLFSLSLFELPLDIIIASLILVFISSTVVEQTLSMFNQRKVVFIISDNIEMISHDILHEMKQSATFIKGQGAYLREDKNILMTVVNNIQLKKLEEIAFRHDDRVLFIVENTFSVIGSSFSRRKVY from the coding sequence ATGTTAGAACCAGTTAAGTCCGTACTCGGCAAAGGTAGCTCCGTTAATTTTGACTTTACCTATTCTGTTTGGTGGAATTTATTATTGATTACATTGGGGTCGGCAATATGTTCGATCGCTATAAAAAGTTTAGCCGTTCCCAACGAGTTTCTTGCTGGGGGCGTTTTCGGCCTTGCTTCGCTTATTTATTATAAAACCGGGGTACTTTCTCCGGGGGTGCTGTTCTTCATTCTCAACGTACCCGTATTCTTATTTGCGTGGATAAAGGTAAGCCGACGTTTCTTTTGGTACAGCCTGTACGCAACCATTGCGGCCACTCTCGCATACGAGTTTATTTCAATCCCTATGGCCGTTCAAAATACTACTTATGCAGCTGTCGCCTGCGGAGCAATGATGGGCTTTGGGGCTGGAACGGTTTTACGGTCACTTGGATCAAACGGCGGTCTTGATGTGCTTGCCGTGTATCTGTTCCAGCGTTTTAATATCGGGATAGGCAAGGTCTATCTTGTTTTCAATGCAACTCTTTTCAGTCTGAGTCTGTTTGAGCTCCCTCTTGATATAATAATAGCTTCGTTGATTTTGGTGTTCATTTCATCAACTGTGGTGGAGCAGACCCTCTCAATGTTCAACCAGCGCAAGGTTGTTTTCATTATTTCAGATAATATTGAAATGATAAGCCATGATATTCTGCACGAGATGAAGCAGAGTGCGACCTTTATCAAAGGGCAGGGAGCTTATCTGCGTGAAGATAAGAATATCTTGATGACGGTTGTTAACAACATTCAGTTGAAAAAGTTGGAAGAGATAGCTTTCAGACACGATGATAGGGTCTTGTTCATAGTAGAGAATACCTTTTCTGTGATTGGATCAAGTTTTTCGCGTCGTAAGGTGTATTGA
- a CDS encoding ABC transporter substrate-binding protein gives MFRIIKLLSTVLIVVLLVPSLASAFTLKTYYQDGFPKYYNETVGNCTVVRGLCVEIMELIEKNSQNIKFVAPPELIKFSRIKNALKHGRIDVFLGMTRTPHRETEFIYVDPPLYSIDHVIAVRRDDPIVIRNFEDIRRLGKKGKIMSNLGTSSALFLEKQGGLLVDSGAMTISQNLVKLARGRGRFVFFHNLGLVHTIREDGLEEKVRILPLSFHSYSHYLVFSKHADPEAVKAVGRVLKELARNGKLQAVTAKYFNLEK, from the coding sequence ATGTTTAGAATAATTAAGCTGTTATCTACTGTGCTGATTGTGGTTCTTTTGGTTCCATCGCTGGCGTCAGCATTTACATTAAAGACATATTATCAGGATGGATTTCCCAAGTATTACAATGAAACTGTTGGAAATTGCACTGTGGTCCGGGGATTATGTGTTGAAATTATGGAGCTTATTGAGAAGAACTCGCAAAATATAAAGTTTGTCGCGCCACCGGAGTTAATCAAATTCAGTCGTATCAAGAATGCTTTGAAGCATGGGCGTATTGATGTTTTTTTGGGTATGACGCGTACCCCACATCGGGAGACAGAATTCATATATGTAGATCCTCCTCTTTACTCTATTGATCATGTTATTGCTGTTCGTCGGGATGATCCCATTGTTATTAGGAATTTTGAGGACATCCGCAGGCTCGGCAAAAAGGGCAAGATCATGAGTAATCTTGGTACATCGTCAGCCCTTTTTCTGGAAAAACAAGGCGGTCTTTTGGTAGATTCTGGTGCTATGACCATTTCTCAGAATTTAGTGAAGCTTGCTCGGGGCAGAGGACGCTTTGTTTTTTTTCATAATCTTGGTCTGGTCCATACAATCAGGGAGGATGGCTTGGAAGAAAAAGTGAGGATTTTACCTTTATCGTTCCATAGCTATTCACATTATCTGGTTTTTTCCAAACATGCTGATCCGGAGGCGGTAAAGGCTGTCGGGCGTGTTCTGAAAGAGCTTGCACGGAATGGTAAGCTCCAAGCGGTCACAGCAAAATATTTTAATCTTGAGAAGTAA
- a CDS encoding DnaJ domain-containing protein, translating into MPDLRNSALLPILMKSNNPGGYCVATILAWVMVVDGEIDDKEFELLGSISRNLNFDDVNRIIEGLPNSLIDVQLACEFLSQTFVNRNDHYKLLELVVLMVIADGRLRFSELQALFLIADLFHVGTRMLNKIYRGITHKDLPPYPDFGLRSWWINKYGQRKNENRYKGRPSATKVDEARLKALALLGLGESATQDDIRNAYLKMVQRHHPDKFYALGQEAVKAAEKVFISINASYDYLRAGNA; encoded by the coding sequence ATGCCTGATCTTAGAAATTCAGCCTTGCTGCCCATCTTGATGAAATCGAATAACCCCGGCGGTTATTGTGTTGCGACAATTCTTGCCTGGGTTATGGTTGTTGATGGGGAGATCGATGACAAGGAATTTGAACTTTTAGGATCAATTTCACGAAACCTTAATTTTGATGATGTTAATAGAATTATTGAAGGGTTGCCGAACAGTCTGATTGATGTCCAACTTGCCTGCGAGTTCCTTTCGCAAACTTTTGTCAACCGGAACGATCACTACAAACTTTTGGAGTTGGTTGTCTTGATGGTTATAGCTGATGGCCGCCTCCGCTTTTCAGAATTGCAGGCTTTATTTCTCATTGCAGATCTGTTTCACGTCGGAACCAGGATGCTGAATAAGATTTACCGTGGCATAACTCATAAAGATCTGCCGCCATATCCTGACTTCGGTTTACGTTCCTGGTGGATAAACAAGTACGGCCAACGGAAAAATGAAAACCGTTATAAAGGAAGACCGTCCGCCACTAAAGTGGATGAGGCACGCTTGAAAGCGTTAGCTCTTCTTGGACTTGGTGAAAGTGCAACTCAGGATGACATCCGTAATGCATATCTGAAAATGGTCCAAAGACATCATCCTGATAAGTTTTACGCCTTGGGACAAGAAGCGGTGAAAGCTGCGGAGAAGGTGTTCATCAGCATTAATGCTTCATATGATTATTTGAGGGCTGGAAATGCGTGA
- a CDS encoding DsrE family protein produces MNDKKLNLLWTNADPVASELMVMMYAYNAMKKSLWEEVRVIVWGATAKLVAEDVHIQKLVAEAQEQGVEFSACAACADQLGVKSQLEQLGIEIIFWGVPLTEIIKSGEHLITV; encoded by the coding sequence ATGAATGATAAAAAATTAAATCTGTTGTGGACCAATGCCGATCCGGTGGCCTCTGAATTAATGGTGATGATGTATGCGTATAATGCAATGAAAAAAAGCTTGTGGGAAGAGGTTCGTGTAATTGTATGGGGTGCCACGGCAAAGCTGGTTGCCGAAGATGTGCATATACAGAAGCTGGTTGCCGAGGCCCAAGAACAAGGTGTGGAATTCAGTGCCTGTGCAGCCTGCGCCGATCAATTGGGCGTTAAGTCTCAACTTGAACAGTTAGGTATTGAGATTATATTCTGGGGTGTGCCTTTGACTGAGATCATCAAAAGTGGAGAACATTTGATCACTGTTTAA
- a CDS encoding FAD-dependent oxidoreductase, with amino-acid sequence MGELVIAGAGHAHMQLMEAIPEIIADGHHVTVIGPDERHYYSGMGPGLLGGAYLPEEISFHVKSMVESRGGNFVLGKVARIDPHKRMVILESGQEVPYDVLSCNLGSFVPSSLMDEGSTDIYTVKPIQNLLQARIRIQETAFEHPVRIGICGGGPAAFEIAGNAWAAAEEQGRFGAKIQIFTGSEFLRNHPERVRNFAIKSLNKRGIEIVQGSYVERVTTGDILLQNGQHYGQDIIFLALGVEPSKVFAASGMATGNDGGLRVNRYLQSVAYPEIFGGGDCIWFEPSPLDKVGVYAVRQNSVLVHNVRAQLEGSSLKAFDPGGSYLLIFNSGDGKGILHKNGLSFGGPLAFRIKDYIDRKFVRRFKGNGNSCV; translated from the coding sequence ATGGGTGAACTTGTCATTGCCGGTGCCGGACACGCGCATATGCAGCTCATGGAAGCCATTCCGGAGATTATTGCGGATGGACATCACGTCACGGTCATCGGTCCGGATGAGCGTCATTACTATTCGGGTATGGGGCCGGGGCTGCTCGGTGGTGCTTACCTGCCCGAAGAAATAAGTTTCCATGTGAAGTCCATGGTGGAAAGTCGAGGGGGAAATTTCGTACTCGGCAAGGTTGCACGTATAGATCCGCACAAACGGATGGTCATTCTTGAATCGGGTCAGGAAGTTCCATACGACGTGCTTTCCTGCAATCTTGGGAGCTTTGTCCCCAGTAGTCTCATGGACGAGGGCAGCACCGATATCTATACCGTAAAACCCATACAAAACCTTTTGCAGGCTCGCATTCGGATTCAGGAAACAGCCTTTGAACATCCGGTGCGTATCGGTATATGCGGGGGCGGTCCCGCGGCGTTTGAAATTGCCGGTAACGCTTGGGCAGCAGCCGAAGAACAGGGGCGCTTCGGTGCAAAAATCCAGATTTTTACTGGCAGCGAATTTTTGCGCAATCATCCGGAAAGAGTTCGTAATTTTGCGATCAAAAGTCTGAACAAACGCGGAATCGAAATTGTTCAGGGCAGTTACGTGGAACGTGTGACAACAGGCGACATCTTATTGCAGAACGGGCAGCACTATGGACAAGATATCATTTTTCTGGCTTTGGGGGTGGAGCCTTCAAAAGTCTTTGCCGCGTCGGGCATGGCTACCGGAAATGATGGGGGGCTCAGGGTTAATCGCTATCTGCAAAGTGTTGCTTATCCGGAAATTTTCGGTGGAGGTGATTGCATCTGGTTCGAGCCGTCACCTCTGGATAAAGTGGGGGTCTATGCCGTTCGTCAGAATTCAGTACTAGTACACAATGTGCGCGCGCAGCTCGAAGGCAGCAGTCTGAAAGCATTCGATCCGGGTGGTTCCTATCTGCTCATATTCAATAGCGGGGACGGAAAAGGCATATTGCACAAAAATGGATTGAGCTTCGGCGGTCCGCTCGCTTTTCGGATTAAGGATTATATAGATAGGAAATTTGTTCGGCGGTTTAAGGGAAATGGGAACTCTTGTGTATGA